A genomic segment from Cyprinus carpio isolate SPL01 chromosome A4, ASM1834038v1, whole genome shotgun sequence encodes:
- the LOC109067996 gene encoding voltage-dependent L-type calcium channel subunit alpha-1C-like isoform X30 has protein sequence MLRGLFSRRRLKHERLQEEVEERFKGKLVSERELGYTFVRPGGSNYSSPSLAPVPSLNEDERVGGGGGVLGLAPEHIPTPGASLSWQAAIDAARQAKLMGTSGAPISTASSTQRKRQHYTKPKKQASTASTRPPRALLCLTLKNPIRRACINIVEWKPFEIIILMTIFANCVALAVYIPFPEDDSNATNSNLERVEYLFLIIFTVEAFLKVIAYGLLCHPNAYLRNGWNLLDFIIVVVGLFSAILEQATKGDGGTSMGGKAAGFDVKALRAFRVLRPLRLVSGVPSLQVVLNSIIKAMVPLLHIALLVLFVIIIYAIIGLELFMGKMHRTCFFFKDGLKGPISEEKPAPCAPSSTHGRHCSMANITQCMMGWAGPNDGITNFDNFAFAMLTVFQCITMEGWTDVLYWVNDAVGNSWPWLYFVTLIIIGSFFVLNLVLGVLSGEFSKEREKAKARGDFQKLREKQQLEEDLKGYLDWITQAEDIDPENDDDGLDDDKPRNLSMPASENESVNTDNAPAGDMEGETCCTRMANRISKSKFSRYSRRWNRLCRRTCRAAVKSNVFYWLVIFLVFLNTLTIASEHHQQPDWLTNVQDIANKVLLALFTGEMLLKMYSLGLQAYFVSLFNRFDSFVVCGGILETILVETKIMSPLGISVLRCVRLLRIFKITRYWNSLSNLVASLLNSVRSIASLLLLLFLFIIIFSLLGMQLFGGKFNFDETRRSTFDNFPQSLLTVFQILTGEDWNSVMYDGIMAYGGPSFPGMLVCIYFIILFICGNYILLNVFLAIAVDNLADAESLTSAQKEEEEEKERKKLARTASPEKRQNSEKPPLEDEKKEEKIELKSITSDGETATKINIDEYTGEENEEKNPYPVNDFPGEEDDEEPEMPVGPRPRPLSDIQLKEKAVPMPEARAFFIFSPNNKFRVLCHKIVNHNIFTNLILFFILLSSISLAAEDPVNNDSFRNQILGYADYVFTGIFTIEIILKMTAYGAFLHKGSFCRNYFNILDLVVVSVSLISSGVQSSAINVVKILRVLRVLRPLRAINRAKGLKHVVQCVFVAIRTIGNIVIVTTLLQFMFACIGVQLFKGKFFYCTDTSKQTHSECRGSYILYKDGNVGKPEKAQRSWENSDFNFDDVLQGMMALFAVSTFEGWPGLLYRAIDSHTEDVGPIYNYRVIISIFFIIYIIIIAFFMMNIFVGFVIVTFQEQGEQEYKNCELDKNQRQCVEYALKARPLRRYIPKNPYQYKVWYVVNSTYFEYLMFTLILLNTICLAMQHHGQSQSFSKAMNILNMLFTGLFTVEMILKLIAFKPRHYFVDAWNTFDALIVVGSVVDIAITEVNGLQNTEDNARISITFFRLFRVMRLVKLLSRGEGIRTLLWTFIKSFQALPYVALLIVMLFFIYAVIGMQMFGKIALRDNSQINRNNNFQTFPQAVLLLFRCATGEAWQEIMLACSPNRPCEKGSEVSHNSEDCGSHFAIIYFVSFYMLCAFLIINLFVAVIMDNFDYLTRDWSILGPHHLDEFKRIWAEYDPEAKGRIKHLDVVTLLRRIQPPLGFGKLCPHRVACKRLVSMNMPLNSDGTVMFNATLFALVRTALRIKTEGNLEQANEELRAIVKKIWKRTSMKLLDQVVPPAGDDEVTVGKFYATFLIQEYFRKFKKRKEQGLVAKIPPKTALSLQAGLRTLHDMGPEIRRAISGDLTVEEELERAMKETVCAASEDDIFRRSGGLFGNHVNYYHQSDGHASFPQSFTTQRPLHISKSGSPGETESPSHQKLVDSTFTPSSYSSSGSNANINNANNTAIGHRYPKPTVSTVDGHTGPPLTTVPLPRPTWCFPNKRSCFYDTFMRSDSSDSRLPIIRREEASTDETYDETLLDERDQTMLSMDMMEFQDEESKQLAPMVEADVGEERRPWQSPRRRAFLCPTALGRRSSFHLECLRKHNRPDVSQKTALPLHLVHHQALAVAGLSPLLRRSHSPTLFTRLCSTPPASPSGRGGGGPCYQPVPSLRLEGSGSYEKLNSSMPSVNCSSWYSDSNGNHRGSVQRTQRPVSLTVPPVTRRDSISVAHGSACSLVEAVLISEGLGHYAQDPSFIQVAKQELADACDMTMEEMENAADNILNANAPPNANGNLLPFIQCRDTGSQESRCSHTLNLSTATGSDELLGVELECSEGAGQRNSTLMEDEDMECVTSL, from the exons GAacgggtggagtatctctttctGATCATTTTTACGGTGGAAGCATTTCTCAAAGTTATTGCATACGGGTTGCTGTGTCACCCTAATGCATACCTGCGGAATGGCTGGAACTTGTTGGATTTCATCATCGTGGTGGTAGG gctGTTCAGTGCAATATTAGAGCAGGCCACTAAAGGGGATGGTGGGACTTCAATGGGAGGCAAGGCTGCAGGGTTTGATGTAAAAGCCCTGCGAGCCTTTAGAGTGTTGAGACCTCTGAGACTCGTATCTGGAGTACCta GTTTACAGGTGGTGCTGAACTCCATCATTAAAGCCATGGTTCCCCTCCTGCACATCGCTCTGCTCGTTCTGTTCGTCATCATCATTTATGCCATCATCGGCCTAGAGCTCTTCATGGGCAAGATGCACAGAACTTGTTTTTTCTTCAAAGATGGACTCAAAG GTCCTATATCTGAAGAGAAGCCGGCCCCCTGCGCCCCAAGCTCCACCCATGGACGACACTGCTCCATGGCCAACATAACACAGTGCATGATGGGATGGGCAGGCCCAAATGATGGAATCACGAACTTTGATAACTTTGCATTTGCCATGCTAACTGTGTTTCAATGCATCACGATGGAGGGCTGGACTGACGTCCTGTACTGG GTGAATGATGCTGTAGGGAATTCCTGGCCATGGCTttattttgtcactttaatcatcATTGGCTccttttttgttcttaatttgGTTCTTGGGGTTTTAAGCGG AGAGTTCTCTAAAGAGCGAGAAAAGGCCAAAGCACGCGGTGATTTCCAGAAGCTCCGTGAGAAGCAGCAGCTGGAGGAGGATCTAAAGGGCTACCTGGACTGGATCACGCAGGCGGAGGATATCGACCCTGAGAACGATGACGACGGACTGGACGACGACAAGCCTAGAAATC TGAGTATGCCGGCCAGTGAAAATGAGTCTGTGAACACTGATAATGCTCCCGCTGGAGACATGGAGGGAGAGACCTGCTGTACTCGCATGGC AAATAGGATCTCCAAATCCAAATTCAG TCGATATTCACGCCGATGGAATCGGTTATGTCGGCGCACGTGCCGTGCAGCAGTGAAGTCAAATGTGTTCTACTGGCTGGTGATCTTCCTGGTGTTTTTGAACACACTTACTATCGCCTCTGAGCACCACCAGCAGCCAGACTGGCTCACCAATGTACAAG ATATCGCCAATAAGGTGTTGCTGGCTCTTTTTACCGGTGAGATGCTGCTGAAGATGTACAGCCTGGGTCTACAGGCCTATTTCGTCTCCCTTTTCAACCGCTTCGACAGTTTTGTGGTGTGCGGTGGAATTCTGGAGACTATCCTGGTAGAGACTAAGATCATGTCACCCCTCGGCATCTCTGTGCTGCGCTGTGTGCGTCTGCTCCGCATCTTCAAGATCACCAG GTACTGGAACTCTCTCAGTAATCTAGTGGCGTCTCTGCTGAACTCGGTGCGCTCTATCGCGTCCCTGCTTCTGCTGCTCTTCctgttcatcatcatcttcagtcTGCTCGGAATGCAGCTCTTTGGTGGCAAGTTCAACTTTGACGAGACGCGCCGCAGCACCTTCGATAACTTCCCGCAGTCTCTCCTCACCGTCTTTCAG ATTTTGACCGGAGAGGACTGGAACTCTGTGATGTATGATGGGATCATGGCATATGGTGGGCCCTCCTTTCCTGGCATGCttgtctgcatttatttcatcatcctcttcatctgCGGAAACT ACATCCTCCTGAATGTCTTCTTGGCCATTGCCGTGGACAACCTGGCAGACGCAGAGAGTCTGACATCTGcgcagaaagaggaagaggaggagaaagagaggaagaagcTGGCCAG AACGGCCAGTCCAGAGAAGCGGCAGAACTCTGAGAAACCACCTCTGGAGGatgaaaagaaagaggaaaagatTGAACTTAAATCCATCACTTCTGATGGAGAGACTGCCACCAAG ATCAACATAGATGAGTACACAGGGGAGGAGAATGAGGAGAAGAATCCATATCCTGTGAACGACTTCCCAG GAGAGGAGGACGATGAGGAGCCAGAGATGCCAGTAGGTCCTCGTCCACGTCCACTCTCTGACATTCAGCTGAAGGAGAAAGCTGTCCCCATGCCAGAAGCCAGGGCTTTCTTTATTTTCAGCCCCAATAACAA gTTCAGGGTTTTGTGTCATAAGATTGTAAACCACAACATCTTCACCAATTTAATCCTGTTCTTTATACTGCTGAGCAGTATTTCACTGGCAGCGGAGGACCCAGTGAATAATGACTCATTCAGGAATcag ATTCTAGGCTATGCAGATTACGTGTTTACAGGAATCTTCACCATAGAGATCATTCTGAag ATGACAGCGTATGGAGCATTCCTACATAAGGGTTCATTTTGTcggaattattttaatattttggatcTGGTGGTGGTCAGTGTGTCTCTGATCTCCTCTGGAGTTCA GTCAAGTGCCATTAATGTAGTAAAGATTCTCAGAGTGCTGAGGGTGTTGAGGCCCCTGAGAGCAATCAACAGAGCCAAGGGCCTCAAA CATGTggtccagtgtgtgtttgtagcCATCCGTACCATCGGGAACATCGTCATCGTCACCACTTTGCTGCAGTTCATGTTTGCCTGTATTGGTGTTCAACTTTTCAAG GGCAAATTCTTCTACTGCACAGACACCTCTAAACAGACACATTCCGAATGCAG aGGGTCCTATATATTATACAAAGATGGGAATGTTGGGAAACCAGAGAAAGCACAGCGTTCATGGGAGAACAGTGACTTCAACTTTGATGATGTCCTGCAGGGCATGATGGCTCTGTTTGCCGTATCCACTTTTGAGGGTTGGCCAGG GCTCCTCTACAGAGCCATTGACTCCCATACAGAGGATGTTGGCCCAATCTACAACTACCGTGTGATCATCTCTATATTCTTCATCAtctacatcatcatcatcgccTTCTTCATGATGAACATATTCGTAGGTTTCGTCATTGTGACATTTCAGGAGCAGGGAGAGCAAGAGTACAAAAACTGTGAGCTGGACAAGAACCAG CGTCAGTGTGTGGAATATGCCCTGAAGGCCCGTCCCCTGCGCAGGTACATCCCCAAGAACCCGTATCAGTATAAGGTTTGGTACGTGGTGAACTCTACCTACTTTGAGTACCTGATGTTCACCCTCATTCTTCTCAACACCATCTGCCTGGCCATGCAG CATCATGGCCAATCTCAGTCGTTCAGCAAAGCCATGAATATCCTCAACATGTTGTTCACCGGCCTCTTCACTGTGGAAATGATCCTCAAACTCATCGCCTTCAAACCCAGG CATTATTTTGTTGATGCATGGAACACGTTTGATGCCCTTATTGTAGTGGGTAGTGTTGTTGATATAGCCATCACAGAGGTTAAC GGCCTCCAAAACACTGAAGATAACGCCAGGATCTCAATCACATTCTTTCGGCTGTTCCGTGTGATGAGGCTGGTGAAGCTCCTGTCTCGGGGAGAGGGCATTCGGACGCTGCTCTGGACCTTCATTAAATCCTTTCAG GCTCTTCCCTATGTTGCTTTGCTGATCGTGATGCTGTTCTTCATCTACGCCGTCATTGGGATGCAG ATGTTTGGTAAGATTGCCCTGAGGGACAACAGCCAGATCAACCGAAACAACAACTTTCAGACGTTTCCTCAGGCTGTTCTGCTGCTCTTCAg GTGTGCAACAGGGGAGGCATGGCAGGAAATCATGCTGGCCTGTTCTCCGAACCGCCCGTGTGAgaaggggtcagaggtcagccaCAACAGTGAAGACTGTGGCAGCCACTTTGCCATCATCTACTTTGTTAGCTTTTATATGCTTTGCGCCTTCCTG ATCATTAACCTCTTTGTGGCCGTCATCATGGACAACTTTGACTATTTGACACGTGACTGGTCGATATTGGGGCCGCATCACCTGGATGAGTTTAAGAGGATATGGGCAGAGTACGATCCTGAGGCCAA GGGACGGATAAAGCACCTGGATGTGGTGACGTTGCTGCGCAGGATTCAGCCTCCCCTTGGGTTTGGAAAGCTTTGTCCACATAGAGTGGCGTGCAAG CGGCTTGTGTCCATGAACATGCCTCTCAATAGTGACGGGACGGTGATGTTCAACGCAACTCTCTTTGCTCTAGTACGAACGGCTCTACGCATCAAAACGGAAG GTAACCTGGAGCAAGCGAATGAGGAACTCAGGGCCATCGTGAAGAAGATCTGGAAGAGGACGAGCATGAAGCTGCTGGATCAAGTCGTTCCCCCTGCTGGAG ATGATGAAGTAACAGTGGGGAAGTTCTATGCCACATTCCTGATTCAGGAATACTTCAGGAAATTTAAGAAGCGCAAGGAACAGGGCCTGGTGGCCAAAATTCCTCCAAAGACTGCTCTTTCATTGCAG GCTGGCCTGCGTACACTGCATGATATGGGTCCTGAGATCAGAAGAGCGATATCAGGAGACCTGACTGTggaggaggagctggagagagCCATGAAGGAAACCGTGTGTGCTGCATCTGAGGATGATATCTTCAGG CGGTCTGGCGGTCTCTTCGGTAACCACGTCAACTACTACCACCAGAGTGACGGCCACGCCTCCTTCCCACAGTCCTTCACAACACAGCGGCCGTTGCACATCAGTAAATCCGGGAGTCCTGGCGAAACAGAATCTCCGTCTCATCAGAAGCTTGTTGACTCCACCTTCACTCCGAGCAGTTACTCTTCCTCAGGATCCAACGCAAACATTAACAACGCCAACAACACAGCCATCGGACACCGGTACCCCAAACCTACCGTCAGCACAGTGGACGGACACACGGGACCGCCCCTCACCACCGTCCCACTGCCACGGCCCACATGGTGCTTTCCTAACAAGAG GAGCTGTTTCTATGACACTTTCATGCG CTCTGATTCCAGTGACAGTCGTCTCCCTATAATCCGGCGAGAGGAAGCATCTACAGATGAGACGTACGATGAAACATTACTAGATGAGAGAGATCAGACCATGCTCTCCATGGACAT GATGGAATTTCAGGATGAAGAGAGCAAGCAGTTGGCTCCCATGGTGGAGGCGGATGTAGGGGAGGAGAGGAGGCCGTGGCAGTCTCCACGGCGACGGGCCTTTCTCTGCCCCACTGCACTgg GTCGACGGTCTTCCTTTCACTTGGAGTGTCTGAGAAAACATAACAGACCTGATGTTTCTCAGAAAACAGCACTACCACTGCATCTAGTGCATCATCAG GCTCTGGCTGTGGCAGGGTTGAGTCCCTTGCTGAGACGGAGTCATTCTCCGACGCTGTTCACGCGTCTGTGTTCCACACCTCCTGCGAGTCCCAGCGGCCGTGGCGGGGGAGGGCCGTGCTACCAGCCCGTTCCGTCTCTGCGGTTGGAGGGCAGCGGATCTTACGAGAAACTCAACAGCAGCATGCCGTCTGTGAACTGCAGCTCGTGGTACAGTGACAGTAATGGCAACCACAGGGGGAGCGTGCAGAGGACGCAGCGACCCGTGTCCCTCACGGTTCCTCCGGTCACACGCAGAGACTCCATATCCGTGGCACATGGGAGCGCCTGCAGCCTCGTGGAGGCG GTGTTGATATCCGAGGGTTTGGGTCACTATGCACAGGATCCCTCCTTCATCCAGGTAGCGAAGCAGGAACTAGCGGACGCCTGCGACATGACCATGGAGGAGATGGAGAACGCTGCCGACAACATTCTCAATGCCAACGCGCCACCCAATGCCAACGGAAACCTGCTACCCTTCATACAGTGCAGAGACACTGGCTCCCAGGAGTCCCGTTGCAGCCACACGCTGAACCTCTCGACCGCCACGGGCTCCGATGAGCTGCTGGGGGTGGAGTTAGAGTGCTCCGAGGGGGCGGGGCAGCGGAACAGCACTCTGATGGAGGACGAGGACATGGAGTGCGTGACCAGTTTGTAG